One segment of Candidatus Manganitrophus noduliformans DNA contains the following:
- the rplA gene encoding 50S ribosomal protein L1: protein MGKKYEGAVAKVEERAYKLDEAFELVKQVHFAKFDESVDMAVRLGVDPKHSDQMVRGSVVLPHGTGKKVRILVFAKGEKEREATQAGADYVGLDDMIEKINQGWLDFDTVVATPDLMGVVGRLGKVLGPRGLMPNPKTGTVTFDVARAIREIRQGKVEYRVEKAAIIHVTIGRVSFTAQQLAENAGVVIDSIIKAKPASAKGKYVKGITVSSTMGPGIPIDTGSIGGIT, encoded by the coding sequence ATGGGAAAAAAATACGAGGGGGCAGTCGCAAAGGTCGAGGAGAGGGCGTATAAACTCGATGAGGCGTTTGAACTGGTAAAGCAAGTTCATTTCGCCAAGTTCGACGAGAGCGTCGATATGGCGGTTCGCTTGGGGGTTGATCCGAAGCATTCCGATCAAATGGTGCGCGGCTCGGTCGTTCTTCCGCATGGGACGGGAAAGAAGGTTCGCATCCTGGTCTTTGCAAAGGGAGAAAAGGAAAGAGAGGCGACCCAGGCCGGGGCCGATTACGTTGGATTGGATGACATGATCGAAAAAATCAACCAGGGATGGCTTGATTTCGATACGGTCGTTGCAACCCCCGATTTGATGGGGGTCGTCGGTCGATTGGGAAAGGTTCTCGGTCCGCGCGGTTTGATGCCGAATCCGAAGACCGGCACGGTGACCTTCGATGTGGCGCGGGCGATCAGAGAGATTCGACAGGGAAAGGTGGAGTATCGCGTTGAAAAAGCCGCCATCATTCACGTGACGATCGGCCGCGTTTCATTCACCGCGCAACAGCTTGCTGAAAATGCCGGCGTCGTCATCGATTCCATCATCAAGGCCAAGCCGGCCTCGGCCAAGGGGAAATATGTCAAGGGGATTACGGTTTCTTCCACAATGGGACCCGGCATTCCAATCGATACGGGGAGCATCGGCGGCATCACTTAA
- the rpoB gene encoding DNA-directed RNA polymerase subunit beta, protein MAQSTVNGTRDRKDLSKISIQIPIPNLIEIQRQSYERFLQRDVPAEQREDIGLQSAFTSVFPISDYNDTAMIEFIDYSIGTPKYDVQECLERGMTFAAPLKIRVRLVVWDKEAKGDAKKVRDVREQEVYIGELPLMTENGTFLVNGTERVVVSQLQRSPGAAFTHDKGRTHASGKVLYSARIIPYRGSWLDFEFDAKDILYVRIDRRRKLPATILLKAFSQEEGDKQEKKYTLSGREEKAEGGSLEEAILKLFYPIEDVRIADGAFWRRLDSEIHAGIKAPTDFMDKKEKELLAKEGSKMTKGVLKRMKTEGIKEIPYPKEELIGRAVLNDIIDPNTGEVLLERNHELTDAVLAKIAEAGIKEIKLLYIDNIQVLPVIRDTLSMEKVASPDEAMVEIYRRLRPGETPTMETARVLFDNLFYNPKRYDLSPVGRLKLNKKLNLDLPLERRTLTAPDIVEVIRYLVNLKTGKGEIEDIDHLGNRRVRSVGELLENQFRIGLVRMERTIKERMNLLDLETVLPHDLINAKPVIAVIKEFFGSSQLSQFMDQTNPLAEITHKRRLSALGPGGLTRERAGFEVRDVHPSHYGRICPIETPEGPNIGLITSLATYARVNEFGFIESPYRKVKSGRVTEEIEFISAIDGDKYVIAQANTKVDGKGKITADSISARYAGDFVMVPAERVEYMDVSPKQIVSVATALIPFLENDDANRALMGSNMQRQAVPLIATEAPFVGTGMEAIVARDSGYVLLARRPGVIESVDATRIVVKAELTRKEKENASEDPEVALDVYNLIKFQRSNQNTCITQKPVVTVGTRVKKGDVLADGPAIDQGELALGRNVLVAFMPWGGYNFEDAILISERLVREDHFTSIHIEEFELEARDTKLGKEEITRDIPNVSEDALKNLDESGIIRIGAEVKPGDILVGKVTPKGETQLTPEEKLLRAIFGEKAGDVKDASLYVPPGIEGIVVDVKIFSRKSVEKDERSKSIENEDVIRLQRDHQDELRIIEEEKHKKIRKLLLGKLAGVDIVDPETGESLLKKKKKITKEILDRIPDEELKNVLLNEPEEQEKIDRIEAFTKEQIDILQTIYDEKAGRLKRGDELPPGVIKLVKVFIAMKRKLQVGDKMAGRHGNKGVVSRVLPEEDMPYLPDGTPVGIVLNPLGVPSRMNVGQILETHLGWAAKALGLHLASPVFDGATEREIKEMLQKAKLPTSGQTVLYDGKSGEPFNRPVTVGYMYMMKLHHLVDDKIHARSIGPYSLVTQQPLGGKAQFGGQRLGEMEVWALQAYGAASILQEFLTVKSDDVPGRSRIYEAIVKGENFLEPGLPESFNVLIKELQSLGLDVELIKGRE, encoded by the coding sequence ATGGCACAGAGCACCGTAAACGGTACTCGAGACAGAAAAGATTTATCAAAAATCAGCATCCAGATTCCGATTCCGAATCTGATTGAGATTCAGAGGCAGTCATACGAGCGCTTCCTGCAACGAGATGTCCCGGCGGAGCAACGGGAGGATATCGGATTGCAGTCCGCGTTTACGAGCGTCTTCCCGATCTCCGATTACAATGATACGGCGATGATCGAATTTATCGACTACTCGATCGGAACGCCGAAATATGACGTGCAGGAATGCCTCGAACGGGGAATGACCTTTGCGGCTCCGTTGAAGATCCGCGTCCGCCTGGTTGTCTGGGACAAAGAGGCCAAGGGGGATGCTAAGAAAGTCCGGGACGTCCGTGAGCAGGAGGTCTACATCGGCGAGCTTCCGCTGATGACGGAGAACGGGACCTTCCTGGTGAACGGAACCGAGCGGGTGGTCGTGAGCCAGCTCCAGCGCTCTCCCGGCGCCGCCTTCACGCATGACAAGGGGAGAACCCACGCCAGCGGGAAGGTGCTTTATTCCGCCCGGATCATTCCTTATCGGGGTTCATGGCTCGATTTCGAATTCGACGCGAAAGATATTCTCTACGTTCGAATCGATCGCCGGCGGAAACTTCCCGCCACGATCCTATTGAAAGCCTTTTCGCAGGAAGAGGGAGACAAGCAGGAGAAGAAGTACACCCTGTCCGGACGGGAAGAAAAGGCCGAGGGGGGGAGCCTCGAAGAGGCGATCTTGAAGCTTTTCTATCCGATCGAAGATGTCCGGATCGCGGACGGCGCTTTCTGGCGGAGGCTCGATTCGGAAATCCATGCCGGGATCAAGGCCCCGACCGACTTCATGGATAAAAAAGAGAAGGAGCTCCTCGCAAAAGAGGGGAGCAAGATGACCAAGGGGGTCCTCAAGCGGATGAAGACGGAAGGGATCAAAGAGATCCCTTATCCCAAAGAAGAGTTGATCGGGAGAGCCGTCCTCAACGACATCATCGATCCGAACACCGGTGAAGTTCTCCTCGAGCGCAATCATGAATTAACCGATGCCGTTCTAGCCAAAATCGCAGAGGCCGGGATCAAAGAGATCAAGCTCCTCTACATCGACAACATCCAGGTCCTTCCGGTGATCCGCGATACCTTGTCGATGGAGAAGGTGGCTTCTCCGGATGAAGCGATGGTGGAGATCTACCGGCGTTTGCGGCCGGGCGAAACCCCGACCATGGAGACGGCCCGCGTTCTCTTCGACAATCTCTTCTACAACCCCAAGCGCTATGATCTTTCTCCGGTCGGCCGGCTGAAGCTGAACAAAAAACTCAATCTCGATCTGCCGCTCGAGCGGAGAACCCTGACGGCGCCCGATATCGTCGAGGTGATCCGTTATCTGGTCAATTTGAAAACCGGAAAGGGAGAGATCGAGGATATCGACCATCTCGGCAATCGCCGCGTCCGGTCGGTCGGCGAACTGCTTGAGAACCAGTTCCGGATCGGCCTGGTCCGGATGGAGCGGACGATCAAGGAGCGGATGAACCTGCTCGATCTGGAAACCGTTCTCCCGCACGACCTGATCAACGCCAAGCCGGTGATCGCCGTCATCAAGGAATTCTTCGGAAGCAGCCAGCTCTCGCAGTTCATGGACCAGACCAATCCGCTGGCCGAAATCACCCACAAGCGGCGTCTCTCCGCGCTGGGGCCCGGCGGGTTGACCCGGGAGCGGGCCGGATTCGAAGTCCGCGACGTTCACCCGAGCCATTACGGCCGGATCTGTCCGATCGAAACGCCGGAAGGTCCGAACATCGGCTTGATCACCTCGCTCGCCACCTATGCGCGGGTCAACGAGTTCGGCTTTATCGAATCGCCTTACCGCAAGGTGAAGAGCGGACGGGTGACCGAGGAGATCGAGTTTATCTCGGCGATCGACGGCGACAAATACGTCATTGCCCAGGCGAACACCAAGGTCGACGGGAAGGGAAAAATTACCGCCGACAGCATCTCCGCCCGTTACGCGGGGGATTTCGTCATGGTCCCGGCCGAACGGGTCGAGTACATGGACGTCTCGCCGAAGCAGATCGTCAGCGTGGCGACGGCCTTGATTCCGTTTTTGGAAAACGACGACGCCAACCGGGCGCTGATGGGTTCGAACATGCAGCGCCAGGCGGTGCCGTTGATCGCCACCGAGGCCCCGTTCGTCGGGACCGGAATGGAGGCGATCGTCGCGCGGGATTCGGGTTACGTGCTGCTGGCCCGGCGGCCGGGGGTGATTGAAAGCGTCGATGCGACACGGATCGTCGTGAAGGCGGAATTGACCCGCAAAGAGAAGGAAAATGCCTCGGAAGATCCGGAGGTGGCGCTCGATGTATACAATCTCATCAAGTTCCAGCGCTCCAATCAGAACACCTGTATTACCCAGAAGCCGGTCGTCACGGTCGGAACGCGGGTGAAGAAGGGGGATGTCCTGGCGGACGGCCCCGCGATCGACCAAGGAGAATTGGCCTTGGGCCGAAACGTCCTGGTCGCCTTCATGCCGTGGGGCGGATACAACTTCGAAGACGCGATCCTCATCTCCGAAAGGCTCGTGCGCGAAGACCACTTCACCTCGATCCACATCGAGGAGTTCGAGCTCGAAGCGCGCGACACCAAGCTCGGAAAGGAAGAAATCACCCGGGATATTCCGAACGTCAGCGAAGATGCGTTGAAGAATCTCGACGAATCGGGAATCATCCGCATCGGCGCCGAAGTGAAGCCGGGAGACATCCTCGTCGGCAAGGTGACCCCGAAAGGGGAAACCCAGCTGACGCCGGAGGAGAAGCTGCTGCGTGCGATCTTCGGCGAGAAGGCGGGCGACGTGAAGGACGCGTCGCTTTATGTTCCCCCCGGCATCGAGGGGATCGTCGTCGATGTGAAGATCTTCTCGCGAAAGAGCGTGGAGAAAGATGAGCGCTCCAAGAGCATCGAAAATGAGGATGTGATCCGGCTCCAACGGGATCATCAAGACGAGCTTCGCATCATCGAAGAGGAGAAGCACAAAAAGATCCGCAAGCTCCTTCTCGGAAAGCTCGCCGGGGTGGATATCGTCGATCCGGAAACGGGCGAGAGTCTTCTGAAGAAAAAGAAAAAGATCACCAAGGAGATCCTCGATCGAATTCCGGACGAGGAGTTGAAGAACGTTCTCTTGAATGAGCCGGAAGAGCAGGAGAAGATCGATCGGATCGAGGCCTTCACCAAAGAGCAGATCGATATTTTACAGACGATCTACGACGAGAAGGCCGGCCGGTTGAAGCGGGGCGACGAGCTTCCTCCGGGGGTGATCAAGCTGGTGAAAGTCTTCATCGCCATGAAGCGAAAACTCCAGGTCGGAGACAAGATGGCCGGACGGCACGGAAACAAGGGGGTTGTCTCCCGCGTTCTGCCGGAAGAGGATATGCCCTATCTTCCGGATGGGACGCCGGTCGGGATCGTTCTAAACCCATTGGGTGTTCCTTCCCGTATGAACGTCGGCCAGATCTTGGAAACCCATCTCGGTTGGGCGGCGAAAGCGCTGGGGCTCCATTTGGCGAGCCCGGTCTTCGACGGCGCCACCGAGAGAGAGATCAAGGAGATGCTTCAGAAGGCGAAGCTCCCCACAAGCGGACAGACGGTCCTCTACGATGGGAAGTCCGGAGAGCCGTTTAATCGCCCTGTGACGGTCGGCTACATGTATATGATGAAGCTCCACCATTTGGTGGACGACAAGATCCACGCCCGTTCGATCGGCCCTTATTCGCTGGTGACGCAGCAGCCGCTCGGAGGAAAGGCGCAATTCGGAGGACAACGTCTCGGAGAAATGGAGGTCTGGGCGCTTCAAGCCTACGGCGCCGCCTCCATCCTGCAGGAGTTCCTCACGGTGAAATCGGATGACGTTCCAGGACGATCCCGGATTTACGAGGCGATTGTGAAAGGCGAGAACTTCCTCGAGCCGGGCCTTCCGGAGTCGTTCAACGTCTTGATCAAAGAGCTGCAAAGCTTGGGTCTCGACGTGGAACTCATCAAGGGAAGAGAGTAA
- the rplJ gene encoding 50S ribosomal protein L10, protein MKKEEKGVMIAELREKFSRAKVAVLAEFSGMEVEEIRAVKNELRRVKGEFKVIKNTLAFRASEGTTLQGVRDHFKGPIAVALGYDDPVAPAKALSGIADKQKKLKIKVGVVENQIVDPVRLKQIAKLPSKEVLVGQFIGRLKSPLYGLAGTLNGVLSKFVRTLQAVHDKRQAPPA, encoded by the coding sequence ATGAAAAAAGAAGAAAAAGGTGTGATGATTGCGGAGTTGAGAGAAAAGTTTTCCCGGGCCAAGGTGGCCGTTCTGGCCGAATTTTCCGGCATGGAGGTCGAAGAGATCCGAGCGGTGAAGAACGAACTCCGCCGGGTGAAGGGAGAATTTAAGGTCATCAAGAACACCCTTGCCTTCCGGGCCTCAGAAGGGACGACATTGCAAGGGGTCCGTGATCATTTCAAGGGACCGATCGCCGTGGCCCTCGGTTATGACGATCCGGTCGCTCCGGCGAAGGCATTGAGCGGCATTGCGGACAAACAGAAAAAGCTGAAGATCAAGGTGGGGGTTGTCGAAAATCAGATCGTTGATCCGGTCCGACTGAAGCAGATCGCGAAGCTCCCATCCAAAGAGGTCTTGGTCGGCCAGTTCATCGGCCGCCTGAAATCTCCGCTCTACGGATTGGCCGGAACCCTCAACGGGGTATTGAGCAAATTCGTCAGGACCCTTCAAGCGGTCCATGATAAACGTCAGGCGCCTCCGGCCTAA
- the rpoC gene encoding DNA-directed RNA polymerase subunit beta', which translates to METISKVEAINSLFEKSKDPISFDAIRIRIASPEKIRSWSYGEVKKPETINYRSFKPERDGLFCARIFGPIKDWECNCGKYKRMKHRGIVCDKCGVEVIQSKVRRERMGHIELASPVAHIWFLKGVPSRIGALLDMTLKQLERVLYFENYIVIDPKDTDLKEKEILTEDRYRALLEQYGNHGFRADMGAESIRELLRKLDLDSMWNELHLKVAEASSTAVKKKLTKRLKVIESFRKSGNRPDWMILDVIPVLPPELRPLVPLDGGRFATSDLNDLYRRVINRNNRLKRLIELKAPSVIIRNEKRMLQESVDALFDNGRRGRAIRGPNKRPLKSLSDMLKGKQGRFRQNLLGKRVDYSGRSVIVVGPELKLHQCGLPKKMALELFKPFIFQKLEERGYVTTIKSAKKMVEKERPEVWDVLDEVIKEHPVLLNRAPTLHRLGIQAFDPLLVEGKAIRLHPLVCAAFNADFDGDQMAVHVPLSVEAQIEARVLMIAINNILSPASGKPIMVPSQDMVLGCYWLTKERSGAKGEGKLFSSAEEVRIAYDHREVEEHARIKVKRDGSMIETTVGRVILGEILPPSIPFSMINKVLNKKELMKLIDTAYREAGHRETVVLLDRVKDLGYLYATKAGISISIDDMHIPTKKEASIEKAKKEVLEIEKQYAEGLITNGERYNKVVDIWAHVTEVVASEMMKELGQEEENIKKGSGKGKMFNSIFMMADSGARGSTQQIRQLGGMRGLMAKPSGEIIETPITANFREGLTVLQYFISTHGARKGLADTALKTANSGYLTRRLVDIAQDVIVNDLDCGTSDGITVTALVEGGEVIEPLEERILGRVTAEDIRDPITGELICAAVEELDEKRTQVVVEAGIDKVKIRSVLTCQARRGVCVRCYGRDLARGRLVEKGEAVGVIAAQSIGEPGTQLTMRTFHIGGTASKVIEQTVLEAKNAGILKYLNLNTVKNKDGDMVAMNRNGKIAVYDETGREKEKYSVVYGARIKVKEGARVEPSQKLVEWDPYSLSILTEVGGKIAFGDIVEGQTMREEVDEVTGLSRRVIVDYPGSNLRPRISIKDEGGKTSKISSSAAVARYLLPAGAHILVERGQTVFPGDVLAKIPRETTKTKDITGGLPRVAELFEARKPKEQAVISEIDGTVEYGGFVKGMRKVIVRNEMGDAREYYIPKGKHVNVHEGDWVHAGEPLMDGSANPHDILDVLGPKELQKYLVDEVQEVYRLQGVSINDKHIEIIVRQMLRRVKIEEPGDTEFLIGNQVDKFVFQQENERVMAKGGRPAIGKPILLGITKAALSTDSFISAASFQETTRVLTEAAISGKTDDLLGLKENVIVGRLIPAGTGLSNYREVYVRVPQSEEAAVATQDAVPQLPAPSEEPAPAE; encoded by the coding sequence ATGGAGACAATTAGTAAGGTCGAAGCGATTAACAGCCTGTTCGAAAAATCGAAAGACCCGATCTCTTTTGATGCCATCCGTATTCGAATTGCTTCGCCGGAGAAAATCCGTTCCTGGTCCTACGGCGAGGTCAAGAAACCGGAGACGATCAATTACCGTTCGTTTAAACCGGAGCGGGACGGGCTCTTCTGCGCCCGGATCTTCGGGCCGATCAAGGACTGGGAGTGCAACTGCGGAAAATACAAACGGATGAAGCACCGCGGAATCGTCTGCGACAAGTGCGGCGTCGAAGTGATTCAGTCGAAGGTCCGCCGCGAGCGGATGGGGCACATTGAGCTCGCCTCTCCGGTGGCGCATATCTGGTTTTTGAAGGGGGTCCCGAGCCGGATCGGCGCGCTGCTCGATATGACCTTGAAGCAGCTCGAGCGGGTTCTCTATTTCGAGAATTACATTGTCATCGATCCGAAGGACACCGACCTGAAAGAGAAAGAGATCCTGACCGAAGACCGTTATCGCGCTCTGTTGGAGCAGTATGGAAACCACGGATTCCGCGCCGACATGGGGGCGGAGTCGATTCGCGAGTTGCTGCGGAAGCTCGATCTCGATTCGATGTGGAACGAGCTCCATCTGAAGGTGGCCGAGGCAAGTTCGACCGCCGTCAAGAAGAAGCTGACGAAGCGATTGAAGGTGATCGAGTCGTTCCGGAAGTCGGGGAACCGTCCGGATTGGATGATCCTCGACGTCATTCCGGTCCTTCCGCCGGAGCTGCGGCCGTTGGTGCCGCTCGACGGGGGACGGTTTGCGACCTCCGATTTGAACGATCTTTATCGGCGCGTGATCAACCGGAACAACCGTCTGAAGCGGCTGATCGAATTGAAGGCCCCTTCCGTCATCATCCGGAATGAGAAGCGGATGTTGCAGGAATCGGTCGACGCTCTATTCGACAACGGCCGGCGCGGCCGGGCGATCCGCGGGCCCAACAAACGTCCGCTCAAGTCGCTCTCCGACATGCTCAAAGGAAAGCAGGGGCGGTTCCGTCAGAACCTGCTCGGAAAGCGGGTCGACTATTCGGGACGGTCGGTGATCGTCGTCGGGCCGGAGCTCAAGCTTCATCAATGCGGTCTTCCGAAGAAGATGGCGCTGGAACTCTTCAAGCCGTTCATCTTCCAGAAGCTCGAAGAGCGCGGTTACGTCACCACGATCAAAAGCGCCAAAAAGATGGTGGAGAAGGAGCGGCCCGAGGTCTGGGATGTGCTCGATGAGGTGATCAAAGAGCATCCGGTCCTGCTGAACCGGGCCCCGACATTGCACCGGCTCGGCATCCAGGCGTTCGATCCGTTGCTGGTGGAAGGGAAAGCGATCCGTCTTCATCCGCTCGTCTGCGCCGCGTTCAACGCCGACTTCGACGGAGATCAGATGGCGGTTCACGTCCCCCTTTCGGTCGAAGCGCAGATCGAGGCGCGCGTTTTGATGATCGCGATCAACAACATCCTCTCCCCCGCCAGCGGAAAGCCGATCATGGTCCCCTCTCAGGACATGGTGTTGGGCTGCTATTGGCTGACGAAGGAGCGGAGCGGGGCGAAGGGAGAAGGGAAGCTCTTCTCCTCCGCGGAAGAGGTGCGGATCGCCTACGATCATCGAGAAGTGGAAGAGCATGCCCGGATCAAGGTCAAGCGAGACGGCAGTATGATCGAGACCACCGTCGGGCGGGTGATCCTGGGTGAGATCCTTCCTCCCTCGATTCCGTTTTCGATGATCAATAAAGTCTTGAACAAGAAAGAGCTGATGAAGCTGATCGATACGGCCTACCGCGAGGCGGGCCATCGCGAAACGGTCGTCCTGCTGGATCGGGTCAAAGATCTCGGTTATCTCTACGCGACCAAGGCCGGCATTTCCATCAGCATCGACGACATGCACATTCCGACCAAGAAAGAAGCGTCGATCGAAAAGGCGAAGAAGGAAGTGCTGGAGATCGAGAAACAGTATGCCGAGGGTCTGATTACAAACGGCGAGCGCTATAACAAAGTGGTCGATATCTGGGCGCATGTCACCGAAGTGGTCGCCAGCGAAATGATGAAGGAGCTCGGGCAAGAGGAAGAGAACATCAAGAAGGGATCGGGCAAGGGGAAGATGTTCAACTCGATCTTCATGATGGCCGATTCGGGCGCCCGGGGCAGCACCCAGCAGATCCGTCAGCTCGGCGGAATGCGGGGATTGATGGCGAAGCCGTCGGGGGAAATTATCGAAACCCCGATCACCGCCAACTTCCGAGAAGGTTTGACCGTGTTGCAATACTTCATCTCGACGCACGGCGCCCGGAAAGGTCTTGCCGATACGGCGTTGAAGACGGCGAACTCCGGCTACCTGACCCGGCGTCTGGTCGATATCGCCCAGGATGTGATCGTGAACGACCTCGACTGCGGCACGTCCGACGGCATCACGGTGACCGCCCTGGTCGAAGGGGGAGAGGTGATCGAGCCGCTCGAGGAAAGAATCCTCGGCCGGGTGACCGCGGAAGACATCCGCGACCCGATCACCGGGGAGTTGATCTGCGCGGCCGTCGAAGAGCTCGACGAAAAAAGAACGCAGGTCGTTGTGGAAGCCGGTATCGACAAGGTGAAGATCCGGTCGGTGTTGACTTGTCAGGCGCGCCGGGGTGTTTGTGTGAGGTGCTACGGACGGGACCTGGCGCGAGGACGATTGGTCGAGAAAGGGGAGGCGGTCGGCGTGATCGCGGCCCAATCGATCGGGGAACCTGGAACGCAGTTGACGATGCGGACCTTCCATATCGGAGGGACGGCGAGCAAGGTCATCGAGCAGACGGTTCTTGAAGCGAAAAATGCCGGCATCCTGAAATACCTCAACCTGAACACCGTGAAGAATAAAGACGGCGACATGGTTGCGATGAACCGGAACGGGAAAATCGCCGTCTATGATGAAACCGGCCGTGAGAAAGAGAAGTACTCGGTCGTCTACGGCGCCAGAATCAAAGTAAAAGAGGGCGCACGGGTTGAGCCGAGCCAAAAACTGGTGGAGTGGGACCCTTACTCCCTCTCGATTTTGACCGAGGTCGGCGGAAAGATCGCCTTCGGGGACATCGTCGAGGGACAGACGATGCGCGAGGAGGTCGACGAGGTGACCGGATTGTCTCGGCGGGTGATCGTCGATTATCCCGGCTCCAATCTTCGGCCGCGTATCTCAATTAAGGATGAAGGGGGTAAGACGTCGAAGATCTCTTCTTCCGCCGCCGTTGCCCGGTACCTTTTGCCGGCCGGAGCCCACATTCTGGTCGAGCGGGGACAAACCGTTTTCCCTGGGGATGTTCTGGCGAAGATCCCGCGGGAAACGACCAAGACCAAAGATATCACCGGCGGTCTTCCCCGCGTGGCCGAGCTCTTCGAGGCGAGAAAGCCGAAAGAGCAGGCGGTCATCTCCGAGATCGACGGAACCGTCGAGTACGGCGGCTTCGTGAAAGGGATGCGGAAGGTCATTGTCCGTAACGAGATGGGAGACGCCCGGGAGTACTACATCCCCAAAGGCAAGCACGTCAACGTCCATGAAGGAGACTGGGTCCATGCCGGCGAGCCGCTCATGGACGGCTCGGCGAACCCGCACGACATCCTGGATGTCCTCGGTCCGAAGGAGCTTCAGAAATACCTGGTCGATGAAGTGCAGGAGGTTTACCGCCTGCAGGGGGTCTCGATCAACGATAAGCATATCGAGATCATCGTCCGCCAGATGCTCCGAAGGGTGAAAATCGAAGAGCCGGGGGACACCGAGTTTCTCATCGGAAACCAGGTCGATAAGTTCGTCTTCCAGCAGGAAAACGAAAGGGTGATGGCCAAGGGGGGACGGCCGGCGATTGGAAAACCGATTCTGCTCGGAATCACCAAAGCGGCCCTCTCGACCGACAGCTTCATCTCGGCGGCCTCCTTCCAAGAGACCACCCGTGTTCTGACGGAAGCGGCGATCAGCGGAAAGACCGATGATCTCTTGGGGCTCAAAGAAAATGTGATCGTCGGAAGGCTCATTCCGGCGGGAACCGGATTAAGCAACTATCGCGAGGTTTACGTCCGGGTGCCGCAGTCGGAGGAAGCCGCGGTGGCGACACAAGACGCCGTTCCGCAGCTGCCTGCCCCGAGCGAGGAACCGGCTCCGGCCGAATAG
- the nusG gene encoding transcription termination/antitermination protein NusG, with translation MEKNWYVIHTYSGYEGRVKASLEERIKALGLEEKVGKVLIPTEEVVEIKEGKKRVSTKKFFPGYVLVEMNMDDELQQLVKSTPKVTGFLGGGEAPSPLSRHEVDVLLKQIDEGVGKPREKTQFEKGDNVRITDGPFLGFNGVIDEVNPDQSKVKVLVSIFGRSTPVELSFLQVEKV, from the coding sequence ATGGAAAAAAACTGGTATGTCATTCATACCTATTCCGGTTATGAGGGGCGCGTCAAAGCCAGTCTGGAGGAGCGGATCAAGGCGCTCGGTCTGGAAGAGAAAGTCGGCAAGGTGCTGATCCCGACGGAAGAAGTGGTTGAGATCAAAGAAGGGAAAAAGCGGGTCTCGACGAAGAAATTCTTCCCGGGCTATGTTCTCGTCGAGATGAATATGGATGATGAGCTCCAGCAGTTGGTGAAGAGCACCCCCAAGGTCACCGGATTTTTAGGCGGCGGCGAGGCCCCTTCCCCGCTCTCTCGGCATGAAGTGGACGTGCTTTTGAAGCAGATTGATGAAGGGGTCGGCAAGCCGCGGGAGAAGACGCAATTCGAGAAGGGGGACAATGTCCGGATCACCGACGGACCGTTCTTGGGATTCAATGGAGTGATCGACGAGGTGAATCCGGACCAGAGCAAGGTGAAGGTATTGGTCAGTATCTTTGGACGATCGACCCCGGTGGAGCTCAGTTTTCTGCAGGTAGAAAAGGTTTAA
- the rplL gene encoding 50S ribosomal protein L7/L12, whose amino-acid sequence MAQTEEMELTNDQIIKAVEKMPVLQLAELIKMVEERFGVTAAAPMAVAAAPGGGGGQAAAAAEEKTAFDVVLSAAGEKKIQVIKVVRELTNLGLKEAKDLVEGAPKTVKSGVTKDEAESMKKKLEENGAKVEIK is encoded by the coding sequence ATGGCACAGACAGAGGAAATGGAGTTAACGAACGATCAGATTATCAAGGCCGTTGAGAAGATGCCTGTACTTCAACTGGCCGAGTTGATTAAGATGGTAGAAGAACGATTCGGCGTCACCGCCGCGGCGCCGATGGCCGTCGCCGCAGCCCCCGGGGGCGGGGGTGGCCAGGCGGCTGCAGCGGCCGAGGAGAAAACGGCGTTCGACGTGGTTCTTTCCGCTGCAGGCGAAAAGAAAATTCAGGTCATCAAAGTGGTTCGCGAGTTGACCAACCTCGGTCTGAAAGAAGCGAAAGATCTCGTCGAGGGGGCCCCGAAAACCGTGAAGAGCGGTGTGACCAAGGACGAGGCCGAATCGATGAAGAAGAAGCTCGAAGAAAATGGGGCCAAGGTCGAAATCAAGTAA
- the rplK gene encoding 50S ribosomal protein L11 — translation MAKEVTAMVKLQIPAGKANPAPPVGPALGQHGVNIMEFCKAFNAKTQGQEGTIIPALISIYSDRTFTFVLKSPPAAELLKKAAGIIKGSAVPQKDKVGKVTRVQVEEIAKTKMQDLNAVDLDGARKIVEGTARSMGITVE, via the coding sequence ATGGCAAAAGAAGTGACGGCGATGGTTAAGCTTCAAATTCCGGCGGGCAAGGCGAATCCGGCTCCTCCGGTCGGTCCGGCCTTAGGACAGCATGGGGTCAACATCATGGAGTTCTGCAAGGCCTTCAATGCCAAAACACAGGGGCAGGAGGGGACGATTATCCCCGCTCTCATCAGCATCTACTCGGACCGCACTTTTACCTTTGTCTTGAAGAGTCCTCCCGCTGCGGAGCTTCTTAAAAAAGCGGCGGGGATTATCAAGGGGTCGGCCGTTCCTCAGAAAGACAAGGTCGGCAAGGTGACCCGTGTTCAGGTCGAAGAGATCGCAAAAACGAAAATGCAGGATTTGAATGCGGTCGATCTGGACGGGGCCCGCAAGATCGTCGAGGGAACGGCGCGAAGCATGGGGATTACGGTCGAGTAA